The following proteins are encoded in a genomic region of Pseudodesulfovibrio mercurii:
- a CDS encoding MATE family efflux transporter gives MSNACIDKTDLTTRPISEVIRQVAVPSSVGFFFHTMFNVVDTWWAGRIDTEAQAALALSLPVYFIITALAGGIGTGSTALMGAALGARDRNKAALVAVQMLGFGLLASVLLAWFGLTWSPAIFGWLGAHGSYLDTCLEYMIPIFACNAVSMALFLFNAILQSQGDTASMRNVLILMASLNVILDPWFIHGGFGLPAMGLQGVAWATILLQCVGAVYLLRKARRTGLLKTDKGRNLIPRLKIYAEIAHQGFPAALNSMTVALGFFVIFRYVSGFGPEASAAYGVATRIDQVVLMPTIGLSVSALTITAQNYGAGRIDRIRENFRKNLLYGAYLLIPLSVPILFFAEPLMRIFTQDPAVIAVGAGYLRIDAFTLYGYVAIFVPTSVLQGMKRPLFAIWLGLSRQVVAPFLLFTLFTQLLGYPITALWLSIFAIVWTSAAVALWFAKRTIDKVESCQSRTP, from the coding sequence ATGAGCAATGCATGCATCGACAAGACCGACCTGACCACGCGGCCCATTTCCGAGGTCATCCGCCAGGTGGCGGTGCCCTCGAGCGTGGGCTTTTTCTTCCACACCATGTTCAACGTGGTGGACACATGGTGGGCCGGGCGCATCGACACCGAGGCCCAGGCCGCCCTGGCCCTGTCCCTGCCCGTATACTTCATCATCACCGCCCTGGCCGGGGGCATCGGCACCGGGTCCACCGCCCTGATGGGCGCGGCGCTCGGGGCGCGCGACCGGAACAAGGCCGCTCTGGTGGCCGTGCAGATGCTCGGCTTCGGCCTGCTCGCGTCCGTGCTCCTGGCCTGGTTCGGCCTGACGTGGTCCCCGGCCATCTTCGGCTGGCTCGGGGCGCACGGCTCCTACCTGGACACCTGCCTCGAATACATGATCCCGATCTTCGCCTGCAACGCGGTGAGCATGGCCCTGTTCCTGTTCAACGCCATCCTTCAATCCCAGGGCGACACGGCCAGCATGCGCAACGTGCTCATCCTCATGGCCTCGCTGAACGTGATCCTGGACCCGTGGTTCATCCACGGCGGGTTCGGCCTGCCCGCCATGGGCCTCCAGGGCGTGGCCTGGGCGACCATCCTCCTGCAATGCGTGGGCGCGGTCTACCTGCTGCGCAAGGCCCGGCGCACCGGGCTGCTCAAGACCGACAAGGGCCGCAACCTCATCCCCCGGCTCAAGATCTATGCGGAAATCGCCCACCAGGGATTCCCGGCGGCGCTCAACTCCATGACCGTGGCCCTGGGCTTCTTCGTCATCTTCCGCTACGTGTCCGGGTTCGGACCCGAGGCCTCGGCGGCCTACGGCGTGGCCACGCGCATCGACCAGGTGGTGCTCATGCCGACCATCGGCCTGTCCGTGTCCGCCCTGACCATCACGGCCCAGAACTACGGCGCGGGCAGGATCGACCGCATCCGCGAGAACTTCCGCAAGAACCTGCTCTACGGCGCGTACCTGCTCATCCCCCTGTCCGTGCCCATCCTGTTCTTCGCCGAGCCGCTCATGCGCATCTTCACCCAGGACCCGGCGGTCATCGCCGTGGGCGCGGGCTACCTGCGCATCGACGCCTTCACCCTGTACGGCTACGTGGCCATCTTCGTGCCCACCTCGGTCCTCCAGGGCATGAAGCGGCCCCTGTTCGCCATCTGGCTCGGCCTGTCCCGCCAGGTGGTCGCCCCGTTCCTGCTCTTCACCCTGTTCACCCAGCTCCTCGGCTACCCCATCACCGCCCTGTGGCTGTCCATCTTCGCCATCGTCTGGACCTCCGCCGCCGTGGCCCTGTGGTTCGCCAAACGAACCATCGACAAGGTCGAGTCCTGCCAGTCCCGCACCCCCTGA
- a CDS encoding AraC family transcriptional regulator → MGKTPTNRQVRFWRDPDLPGVEVRRSSYREEAFRPHVHDAYSLGFIEHGRTTFELEGGRHVATAGQLVFIGPGLAHACNPDPDSDMAYTMFYVAPAWLTATARELFGPEAEPPRFPDPVVDDGPLAERLRALQTAIADNADRLEKETLLVQLLAEAVSRHGAPGPVSGPERGPAPRPAGRDAVRAVRDYLAAHLAEKVSLDELAEAASLSRCHLLRVFQAATGLPPHAYQNQLRVDLGKRLLAQGLPVSRVAAETGFADQAHFTRVFRQFTGATPGQYLAGGRS, encoded by the coding sequence ATGGGCAAGACGCCGACCAACCGCCAAGTGCGCTTCTGGCGCGACCCGGACCTGCCGGGCGTGGAGGTGCGCCGGTCCTCCTACCGGGAGGAGGCCTTCCGCCCGCACGTCCACGACGCCTATTCCCTGGGCTTCATCGAGCACGGCCGGACCACCTTCGAGCTCGAAGGGGGGCGGCACGTCGCGACCGCCGGCCAGCTCGTGTTCATCGGGCCGGGCCTGGCCCACGCCTGCAACCCCGACCCGGACTCGGACATGGCCTACACCATGTTCTACGTGGCCCCGGCCTGGCTCACGGCCACGGCCCGCGAGCTCTTCGGCCCGGAGGCCGAGCCCCCGCGCTTCCCCGACCCCGTGGTCGATGACGGCCCGCTGGCCGAGCGGCTGCGCGCCCTTCAGACGGCCATCGCCGACAACGCGGACCGGCTGGAAAAGGAGACCCTGCTCGTCCAGTTGCTGGCCGAGGCCGTGTCCCGCCACGGCGCGCCCGGCCCCGTGTCCGGCCCCGAACGCGGCCCGGCCCCCCGGCCCGCCGGACGGGACGCGGTGCGGGCGGTGCGCGACTATCTGGCCGCCCACCTGGCGGAAAAGGTCTCCCTGGACGAACTGGCCGAAGCCGCCTCCCTCAGCCGCTGCCACCTGCTGCGCGTGTTCCAGGCCGCCACGGGCCTGCCGCCCCATGCCTACCAGAACCAGCTGCGCGTGGACCTGGGCAAGCGCCTTCTGGCCCAGGGGCTGCCCGTAAGCCGGGTGGCCGCCGAGACCGGCTTCGCGGACCAGGCCCACTTCACCCGCGTGTTCCGCCAGTTCACCGGGGCCACGCCCGGCCAGTACCTGGCGGGCGGCCGGTCCTGA
- a CDS encoding proline dehydrogenase family protein, whose amino-acid sequence MPLWQKMMIGLARSASVTRLMQESRYMGRFARRFVGGRDGDEGLARARALRERGLSASLFYLGEYVADPAEIEATRRALSGVAQGLGQAGLDVHLSVDPTQLGAMISWDACRGNVAALARDVAENGRGGRDVLMLDMEDSSVTEPTLDLYHTLRAEGLPVAVTVQAYLHRTEGDLARLVADGARVRLVKGAFAEPGRVAVTGRAERDEAYRRAIVTLLSPEARERGVYPVFGTHDHRMAAFAEHVAQVNGWQRDRWEVEMLLGVRPAWQRELADRGVSVRLYLPFGRDWWPYSIRRVGENPANLGFVFRSMASGAE is encoded by the coding sequence ATGCCGCTGTGGCAGAAGATGATGATCGGCCTGGCCCGGAGCGCGTCCGTGACCCGGCTGATGCAGGAATCCCGGTACATGGGCCGGTTCGCCCGCCGGTTCGTGGGCGGCCGGGACGGGGACGAGGGGCTGGCGCGCGCCCGCGCCCTGCGCGAGCGGGGGCTGTCCGCCTCCCTGTTCTATCTCGGCGAATACGTGGCCGACCCGGCCGAGATCGAGGCCACCCGCCGGGCCCTGTCCGGGGTGGCCCAGGGGCTGGGCCAGGCCGGGCTGGACGTGCACCTGTCCGTGGACCCGACCCAGCTGGGGGCCATGATCTCCTGGGATGCCTGCCGCGGGAATGTGGCCGCCCTGGCCCGCGACGTGGCCGAAAACGGCCGGGGCGGGCGCGACGTGCTCATGCTCGACATGGAGGACTCCTCGGTCACGGAACCGACCCTGGACCTGTACCACACCCTGCGCGCCGAGGGGCTGCCCGTGGCCGTGACCGTCCAGGCCTACCTGCACCGGACCGAAGGCGACCTGGCCCGGCTGGTGGCGGACGGGGCCAGGGTCCGCCTGGTCAAGGGGGCCTTCGCCGAGCCCGGCCGGGTGGCCGTGACCGGCAGGGCGGAGCGCGACGAGGCCTATCGTCGGGCCATCGTCACCCTGCTCTCGCCCGAGGCCCGCGAGCGCGGCGTGTACCCGGTCTTCGGGACCCACGACCACCGCATGGCCGCCTTTGCCGAACACGTGGCCCAGGTCAACGGCTGGCAACGCGACCGGTGGGAGGTGGAGATGCTCCTCGGGGTCCGCCCGGCCTGGCAGCGCGAGCTGGCCGACCGGGGTGTGTCCGTGCGCCTCTACCTGCCCTTCGGCCGCGACTGGTGGCCCTACTCCATCCGCCGGGTCGGCGAGAACCCCGCCAACCTCGGCTTCGTGTTCCGGTCCATGGCCTCCGGGGCGGAGTGA
- a CDS encoding phosphotransacetylase family protein produces the protein MAGLYIGSTTGYSGKNMIVMGLGLRLQKDGYNVGYMKPVGAMPMEVDGKLGDEDAAFVQDVLGLSEDPAMVTPVVVTQDFKVKAFTGKMEGLLDSIVAGYEAVSKDKDITLVAGSGSMYSGKYCDTDAISVVRRLGIKTIVIDRFQKELKYDYLMAMKETLGDLMAGAILNDVPPNFMDEITQLLGPALEAKGVKILGVIPRDPLMGAIKVGDLADRLGGKIISAHNKSERVVESFLIGTMQVENFMTHFRKKKNSAIIVGGDRSDVQLVALEGDCPCLILTGNLYPNDIILTRSEVLETPIIMVREDTFTVAKKMDDILSRHKLRDAIKIKQGAELVSSNIDFEYLVKELGLK, from the coding sequence ATGGCTGGACTCTACATCGGCTCGACAACCGGGTATTCAGGCAAGAACATGATCGTCATGGGCCTGGGCCTGCGCCTGCAGAAAGACGGGTACAACGTGGGCTACATGAAACCCGTGGGGGCCATGCCCATGGAGGTCGACGGCAAGCTCGGCGACGAGGACGCCGCCTTTGTCCAGGACGTGCTCGGCCTTTCCGAGGACCCGGCCATGGTCACCCCCGTGGTGGTCACCCAGGACTTCAAGGTCAAGGCCTTCACCGGCAAGATGGAGGGGCTGCTGGACAGCATCGTCGCGGGCTATGAAGCCGTGTCCAAGGACAAGGACATCACCCTGGTGGCCGGTTCCGGGTCCATGTACTCCGGCAAGTACTGCGACACCGACGCCATCTCCGTGGTCCGCCGCCTGGGCATCAAGACCATCGTCATCGACCGCTTCCAGAAGGAACTCAAGTACGACTACCTCATGGCCATGAAGGAGACGCTCGGCGACCTCATGGCCGGGGCCATCCTCAACGACGTGCCCCCGAATTTCATGGACGAGATCACCCAGCTCCTGGGCCCGGCCCTGGAGGCCAAGGGCGTCAAGATCCTCGGCGTCATCCCCCGCGACCCGCTCATGGGCGCCATCAAGGTCGGCGACCTGGCCGACCGGCTGGGCGGCAAGATCATCTCCGCCCACAACAAGAGCGAGCGCGTGGTCGAGTCCTTCCTCATCGGGACCATGCAGGTCGAGAACTTCATGACCCACTTCCGCAAGAAGAAGAACTCCGCCATCATCGTGGGCGGCGACCGGTCCGACGTGCAGCTGGTGGCGCTCGAAGGCGACTGCCCCTGCCTCATCCTGACCGGCAACCTCTACCCCAACGACATCATCCTGACTCGGTCCGAAGTCCTGGAGACCCCGATCATCATGGTCCGCGAGGACACCTTCACCGTGGCCAAGAAGATGGACGACATCCTCTCCCGGCACAAGCTGCGCGACGCCATCAAGATCAAGCAGGGCGCGGAGCTCGTGTCCAGCAACATCGACTTCGAATACCTGGTCAAGGAACTCGGCCTGAAATAG
- a CDS encoding acetate--CoA ligase family protein, giving the protein MQPDAQLHELFNPESIAVVGASRSPLKLGHLILSNLISAGYRGTIFPVNPAGGEILGLTAYPSTADLPRPPDLGIIALPREQVLQAMRDLADARVDAICVITAGFRETGRDGFELEMEMADLARRRDITLLGPNTLGLFNTAINLNASIAQTMPAKGSISFFSQSGALCSAILDWAEGESIGFSKFVSLGNKAGVSEADVLEALGDDPDTKVIIGYLESVDDGRRFLTRARAVTEKKPVIMIKAGTTAAGARATSSHTGSLAGSVEAGLAAFKQAGIIRVESLETLFDLARAFSEQPLPQGPNLAVVTNSGGPGILAADACEAAGLNLARPSLATLERLAKALPPFASIYNPIDIIGDAKAERYRATLEAVAEDEVTHAILVLLTPTASAEIIETAQVIIDVAKTCDKPIFASFMGEDRIGPGRDMLLNAGIPCYAYPEPAVTAISAMLAHYRWKNRPYPVEVCFRRDKGRAERTIEAALAAGVTELPFNDAMDIAAAYELPVPETRLVRTSDQAVRAAKKMGYPVALKIESPHLTSRGEVDGVALDLHTPREVRDAWLDITARAQRKRPDIYIAGCLVQTMGPIRAREVVVRFAQDPQFGPLISFCLAGPSAEVLGDVSYRLAPLALQDVQDIVREIRSFPLLRGVRGAEPVNLTAIEDILLSMSQMATDFPEIREAVLNPILVDAEGAFVADLRVTVGPI; this is encoded by the coding sequence ATGCAGCCAGACGCCCAACTTCACGAACTTTTCAACCCCGAATCCATCGCCGTGGTCGGCGCTTCCCGAAGCCCTCTCAAGCTCGGGCATCTCATCCTTTCGAATTTAATCTCGGCAGGGTACAGGGGGACAATATTTCCCGTCAATCCCGCGGGCGGAGAAATTCTCGGTCTGACCGCCTACCCGTCCACGGCCGACCTGCCGCGCCCGCCGGACCTCGGCATCATCGCCCTGCCGCGCGAGCAGGTCCTTCAGGCCATGCGCGACCTGGCCGACGCCCGCGTGGACGCCATCTGCGTCATCACCGCCGGGTTCCGCGAGACCGGCCGCGACGGCTTCGAGCTGGAGATGGAGATGGCCGACCTGGCCCGGCGCCGGGACATCACCCTGCTCGGCCCCAACACTCTGGGGCTGTTCAACACGGCCATCAACCTGAACGCCTCCATCGCCCAGACCATGCCCGCCAAGGGGTCCATCTCCTTCTTCTCCCAGAGCGGAGCCCTGTGCTCGGCCATCCTGGACTGGGCCGAGGGCGAATCCATCGGCTTCTCCAAGTTCGTCTCGCTCGGCAACAAGGCGGGCGTGTCCGAGGCCGACGTGCTCGAGGCGCTGGGCGACGACCCGGACACCAAGGTCATCATCGGCTACCTGGAATCCGTGGACGACGGCCGCAGATTTCTGACCCGGGCCCGGGCCGTGACCGAAAAGAAGCCGGTCATCATGATCAAGGCGGGCACCACCGCCGCGGGCGCGCGGGCCACGTCCAGCCACACCGGCTCCCTGGCCGGGAGCGTGGAGGCGGGCCTGGCCGCGTTCAAGCAGGCGGGCATCATCCGGGTGGAGAGCCTGGAGACCCTGTTCGACCTGGCGCGCGCCTTTTCCGAGCAGCCCCTGCCCCAGGGCCCGAACTTGGCCGTGGTGACCAACTCCGGCGGACCGGGCATCCTGGCCGCAGACGCCTGCGAGGCGGCCGGGCTCAACCTGGCCCGGCCCTCCCTGGCCACCCTGGAACGGCTGGCCAAGGCGCTGCCGCCCTTCGCCTCGATCTACAACCCCATCGACATCATCGGGGACGCCAAGGCCGAGCGCTACCGGGCCACCCTGGAGGCCGTGGCCGAGGACGAGGTCACCCACGCCATCCTGGTCCTGCTCACGCCCACGGCCTCGGCCGAGATCATCGAGACCGCCCAGGTCATCATCGACGTGGCCAAGACCTGCGACAAGCCGATCTTCGCCTCGTTCATGGGCGAGGATCGCATCGGCCCCGGCCGCGACATGCTCCTCAACGCGGGCATCCCCTGCTACGCCTACCCGGAACCGGCGGTCACGGCCATCTCGGCCATGCTCGCCCACTACCGCTGGAAGAACCGCCCCTACCCGGTGGAGGTCTGCTTCCGCCGCGACAAGGGACGGGCCGAGCGGACCATCGAGGCCGCCCTGGCGGCGGGCGTGACCGAGCTGCCCTTCAACGACGCCATGGACATCGCCGCGGCCTACGAGCTGCCCGTGCCCGAGACGCGGCTGGTGCGCACCTCGGACCAGGCCGTGCGCGCGGCCAAGAAGATGGGCTACCCCGTGGCGCTGAAGATCGAATCGCCCCACCTGACCAGCCGGGGCGAGGTGGACGGCGTGGCCCTGGACCTGCACACCCCGCGCGAGGTGCGCGACGCCTGGCTGGACATCACCGCCCGCGCCCAGCGCAAGCGCCCGGACATCTACATCGCGGGCTGCCTGGTCCAGACCATGGGCCCCATCAGGGCCCGCGAGGTCGTGGTCCGCTTCGCCCAGGACCCGCAGTTCGGCCCGCTCATTTCCTTCTGCCTGGCCGGGCCCTCGGCCGAGGTCCTCGGCGACGTCAGCTACCGGCTGGCCCCGCTGGCCCTACAGGACGTCCAGGACATCGTCCGCGAAATCCGCTCGTTCCCCCTGCTGCGCGGAGTGCGCGGCGCGGAACCGGTCAACCTGACGGCCATCGAGGACATCCTGCTGTCCATGTCTCAGATGGCCACGGACTTCCCGGAGATCCGCGAGGCCGTGCTCAACCCCATCCTGGTGGACGCCGAGGGGGCCTTCGTGGCCGACCTGCGCGTGACCGTGGGGCCCATATGA
- the rnc gene encoding ribonuclease III: MDTAALQDCIHHRFGQVKFLETALTHSSFANEQDGFEDNERLEFLGDAVLELCISEEGFKRYPTAHEGQLTRIRSQLVKEQSLAGIARELELDRFIRLGRGEELQGGRERDALLADAFEALLGAVFLDGGFEAARRTILDIFEDQWPARAMLPETKDYKSRLQEVAQDVFRDRPVYVLSGTSGPEHEKLFEVDVTLPNGERFRGLGTSVKRAEQEAARMGLEFLEEE; encoded by the coding sequence ATGGATACTGCTGCGCTACAGGATTGTATCCACCATAGGTTTGGCCAAGTCAAGTTCCTGGAGACGGCCCTGACGCACTCCTCGTTCGCCAACGAGCAGGATGGGTTCGAGGACAACGAGCGGTTGGAATTTCTGGGCGACGCCGTGCTGGAACTGTGCATCTCCGAGGAGGGATTCAAGCGCTACCCCACGGCCCACGAGGGCCAGCTCACGCGCATCCGCTCCCAGCTGGTCAAGGAACAGTCCCTGGCGGGCATCGCCCGCGAGCTCGAACTGGACCGGTTCATCCGCCTGGGCCGGGGCGAGGAGCTCCAGGGCGGCCGGGAGCGCGACGCGCTGCTGGCCGACGCCTTCGAGGCCCTGCTCGGCGCGGTCTTCCTGGACGGCGGCTTCGAGGCCGCCCGCCGGACCATCCTGGACATCTTCGAGGACCAGTGGCCCGCCCGGGCCATGCTGCCCGAGACCAAGGACTACAAGAGCCGGTTGCAGGAAGTGGCCCAGGATGTGTTCCGCGACCGGCCGGTCTACGTGCTCTCCGGAACCAGCGGCCCCGAGCACGAGAAGCTGTTCGAGGTGGACGTGACCCTGCCCAACGGCGAACGGTTTCGCGGCCTGGGCACCAGCGTCAAGCGGGCCGAGCAGGAGGCCGCGCGCATGGGCCTGGAATTTCTCGAAGAAGAATAG
- a CDS encoding flagellin, with amino-acid sequence MSLVINHNLMAMNAQRNLSEHYSRLGVSTRRLSSGLRVGTAADDAAGLAIRELMRSEISSLHQGIRNASDAISLIQTADGALQVVDEKLIRLKELAMQASTGTYNSDQRMIIDSEYQAMCSEITRIANATDFNGIYLLNGNLSGDPGVDHDGTGLQATGPLKIHFGTGNDSAEDYYYVAIQGSTASAFGLGHLAAMKNGDTWEAMNAGKSISTQALAQAAMEAINQAIISKDKIRANLGSMQNRLENTITNLEIQAENLQAAESRISDVDVAQEMTEFVRNQILTQSAVAMLAQANSLPRMAMQLIGG; translated from the coding sequence ATGTCTTTAGTCATTAACCACAACCTCATGGCGATGAACGCCCAGAGAAACCTGTCCGAGCACTACAGTCGGCTCGGCGTTTCCACCCGGCGTTTGTCCTCCGGCCTGCGAGTCGGCACCGCCGCGGACGATGCGGCCGGGTTGGCGATTCGCGAGCTCATGCGTTCGGAGATCAGCTCCCTGCACCAGGGCATCCGCAACGCTTCCGACGCGATTTCGCTGATCCAGACCGCCGACGGCGCGCTCCAGGTGGTCGATGAGAAGCTGATCCGCCTCAAGGAACTGGCCATGCAGGCGTCCACGGGTACCTACAACTCGGACCAGCGCATGATTATCGACTCCGAGTACCAGGCCATGTGCTCGGAGATCACCCGTATCGCCAACGCGACGGACTTCAACGGAATTTACCTGCTCAACGGCAACCTGTCCGGCGATCCGGGCGTGGACCACGACGGCACGGGCCTCCAGGCCACCGGCCCGCTGAAGATCCACTTCGGCACCGGCAACGACTCGGCCGAGGACTACTACTACGTGGCCATCCAGGGCTCCACCGCGTCCGCCTTCGGCCTCGGCCACCTGGCCGCCATGAAGAACGGCGACACCTGGGAGGCCATGAACGCGGGCAAGTCCATCTCCACCCAGGCTCTGGCCCAGGCCGCCATGGAGGCCATCAACCAGGCGATCATCTCCAAGGACAAGATCCGCGCCAACCTCGGTTCCATGCAGAACCGGTTGGAAAACACCATCACCAACCTGGAAATCCAGGCCGAGAACCTGCAGGCGGCCGAATCCCGCATTTCCGACGTCGATGTGGCCCAGGAAATGACCGAATTCGTGCGCAACCAGATTCTCACCCAGTCCGCCGTCGCCATGCTGGCCCAGGCCAACTCCCTGCCCAGGATGGCCATGCAGCTCATCGGCGGCTAG
- a CDS encoding flagellar hook protein FlgE, with protein sequence MGLGASLFSGISGLTVHSERMTVIGNNLANVNTTGFKGAMMQFEDLASADFATVNGVGQVGRGVRVSTIYSDWGQGAFETSTEATDMAISGDGLFVVSPLGEDEKYYTRAGNFRFDSDGYLVDPHGYVLQGWEIERSTTTVTTTTSSTTETANSARIIGTPTNIRMENFQSEPNPTTNVSIVTNLDPSAADGSTSSTNPYFAMFNNWDGSAETPLASTLYAYSTTLKVYDDIGTAHNLTVYYDPVTMSNAGGDTVWEFMVTCEPSADRRMLSGANGLMTSIGEAQTSASGVLMIGTLTFTTGQLSGMSAYTLKSNGGTNIKDLSNWSLADFSTSGFPVCTANFLGKSNASTAEAAEATPLQIDFGISNKDLSSNGSGAVTIGWDGGLGNVPTNAAMVGNNISNTGYLANFKDPAVSALATQSFDTGGSSTLYQSQNGYSAGILQNISVSREGVISGHYSNGQVLELYAVTLATFTNQHGLRREGGNLFTETLESGPALTGQAGSTGKGTIDGNALEMSNVDMATEFVNMITTQRGFQANTKVITTVDSMLGEVISMKR encoded by the coding sequence ATGGGTTTAGGAGCATCACTGTTCTCAGGCATTTCCGGCCTGACGGTCCACTCGGAGCGCATGACGGTCATCGGCAACAACCTGGCCAACGTGAACACCACGGGCTTCAAGGGCGCCATGATGCAGTTCGAGGACCTGGCCAGCGCCGACTTCGCCACGGTCAACGGCGTGGGCCAGGTGGGACGCGGCGTGCGCGTGTCCACCATCTATTCGGACTGGGGCCAGGGGGCCTTCGAGACGTCCACCGAAGCCACGGACATGGCCATCTCCGGCGACGGCCTCTTCGTGGTCTCGCCCCTGGGCGAGGATGAGAAATACTACACCAGGGCGGGCAACTTCCGCTTCGACAGCGACGGCTACCTGGTGGACCCCCACGGCTACGTCCTCCAGGGATGGGAGATCGAGCGCTCCACCACCACGGTGACCACGACCACGTCGAGCACCACGGAGACCGCCAACTCCGCGCGGATCATCGGCACGCCGACCAACATCCGCATGGAGAACTTCCAGTCCGAGCCGAACCCGACCACCAACGTGTCCATCGTCACCAACCTGGACCCCTCGGCCGCGGACGGCTCCACCAGCTCGACCAACCCCTATTTCGCCATGTTCAACAACTGGGACGGCTCGGCCGAGACCCCGCTGGCCTCGACCCTGTACGCCTACTCGACCACCCTCAAGGTCTACGACGACATCGGCACGGCCCACAACCTGACCGTGTACTACGACCCCGTGACCATGAGCAACGCGGGCGGCGACACGGTCTGGGAATTCATGGTCACCTGCGAGCCCTCGGCCGACCGGCGCATGCTCTCCGGGGCCAACGGCCTGATGACCTCCATCGGCGAGGCCCAGACCTCGGCGTCGGGCGTGCTCATGATCGGCACCCTGACCTTCACCACCGGCCAGCTCTCGGGCATGAGCGCCTACACGCTCAAGTCCAACGGCGGCACGAACATCAAGGACCTGTCCAACTGGTCCCTGGCGGACTTCTCCACCAGCGGCTTCCCGGTCTGCACGGCCAACTTCCTGGGCAAGTCCAACGCCAGCACGGCCGAGGCCGCCGAGGCCACGCCCCTGCAGATCGACTTCGGCATCTCCAACAAGGACCTGTCGAGCAACGGCTCCGGCGCCGTGACCATCGGCTGGGACGGCGGCCTGGGCAACGTGCCCACCAATGCCGCCATGGTCGGCAACAACATCAGCAACACCGGCTACCTGGCCAACTTCAAGGACCCGGCGGTCAGCGCCCTGGCCACCCAGAGCTTCGACACCGGCGGCTCGTCCACCCTGTACCAGAGCCAGAACGGCTACTCCGCGGGCATCCTGCAGAACATCTCGGTCTCGCGCGAAGGGGTCATCTCCGGCCACTACTCCAACGGCCAGGTCCTGGAGCTCTACGCCGTGACCCTGGCGACCTTCACCAACCAGCACGGCCTGCGCCGCGAGGGCGGCAACCTGTTCACCGAGACCCTGGAGTCCGGCCCGGCCCTGACCGGCCAGGCGGGTTCCACGGGCAAGGGAACCATCGACGGCAACGCCCTGGAGATGTCCAACGTGGACATGGCCACGGAGTTCGTCAACATGATCACCACCCAGCGCGGCTTCCAGGCCAACACCAAGGTGATCACCACCGTGGATTCGATGCTCGGCGAAGTCATCTCCATGAAGCGGTAA
- a CDS encoding flagellar hook assembly protein FlgD: MGYVDTTGIYLGQQEERLAASNTPTEHETSLDQDAFLSILVAQLTHQDPLNPMEDTEMTSQLAEFSSLEQLTNINDGISTLNETMSQSDILTAVSFIGKEVKAEGYKVSLSEGNASTIYYGFGETVSSIIMNIYDSEGAIVRTVELGSKESGTYQYTWDGKDEDGELLPDGQYGVGILGVDTGGDYVMVQTEISGKVDGVVTEDGTQYLRLEDGRFINMLNVKEVVDPDASATVDATDTSDEGNDTDTGA; the protein is encoded by the coding sequence ATGGGTTACGTAGACACGACAGGCATCTATCTGGGGCAGCAGGAGGAGCGACTTGCCGCCTCGAACACGCCGACCGAGCATGAAACCAGTCTGGACCAGGACGCCTTCCTGTCCATCCTGGTGGCCCAGCTCACGCACCAGGATCCCCTGAACCCCATGGAGGACACCGAGATGACCTCTCAGTTGGCGGAGTTCTCGAGCCTGGAGCAGCTGACCAACATCAACGACGGCATCTCCACCCTGAACGAGACCATGTCCCAGAGCGACATCCTCACCGCCGTGAGCTTCATCGGCAAGGAGGTCAAGGCCGAGGGCTACAAGGTCAGCCTGAGCGAGGGCAACGCCTCGACCATCTACTACGGCTTCGGCGAGACCGTCTCCAGCATCATCATGAACATCTACGATTCCGAAGGGGCCATCGTCCGCACCGTGGAGCTCGGCAGCAAGGAGTCCGGCACCTACCAGTACACCTGGGACGGCAAGGACGAGGACGGCGAGCTGCTGCCCGACGGCCAGTACGGCGTGGGCATCCTCGGCGTGGACACGGGCGGCGACTACGTCATGGTCCAGACCGAAATCTCCGGCAAGGTGGACGGCGTGGTCACCGAGGACGGCACCCAGTACTTGCGCCTGGAGGACGGCCGGTTCATCAACATGCTCAACGTCAAGGAGGTCGTCGATCCCGACGCCTCCGCCACGGTCGATGCCACCGACACCTCGGACGAGGGCAACGACACCGACACCGGCGCCTAG